A region from the Chrysoperla carnea chromosome 4, inChrCarn1.1, whole genome shotgun sequence genome encodes:
- the LOC123298142 gene encoding uncharacterized protein LOC123298142, with protein sequence MNFTSQVTDARNIEMKATLDNVAEKLEIIKGLADTEGKIIKQFDTFYNVQEGRLKLRKFEDKTDEPIAELIFYVRPNATGAKLCNYKKMDVDSKTYDSLNGILSASLGVQGTVSKKRLLFLIGQTRVHVDEVDGLGSFIELETVLDATQSIEEGHQILKELMSKLKIDTKKCLEVSYNDMLISAASSNKTLDKSVPQFVKNTMV encoded by the exons atgaattttacatcCCAAGTCACAGATGCACGTAATATAGAAATGAAAGCCACATTAGACAATGTTgctgaaaaattggaaattataaAAGGACTCGCTGATACAGAAggaaaaataatcaaacaatttGATACGTTTTACAATGTACAAGAAGGTCGTTTAAAGTTAAGAAAATTTGAG GATAAAACAGATGAACCTATCGCtgaattgatattttatgtaaGACCTAATGCAACAGGcgcaaaattatgtaattataagAAAATGGATGTGGATTCAAAAACATACGACTCGTTAAATGGAATCCTTTCGGCTTCGCTTGGTGTTCAAGGCACAGTTTCGAAGAAACGCCTTTTGTTTCTTATTGGACAAACGCGTGTTCATGTCGATGAAGTTGACGGTTTAGGATCGTTCATCGAATTAGAg actGTCCTTGATGCCACGCAATCGATTGAAGAAGGTcaccaaattttaaaagaattaatgtcaaaattaaaaattgatacgaAAAAGTGTTTAGAAGTTAGTTATAATGATATGTTAATATCAGCTGCAAGTAGCAATAAAACTTTAGATAAAAGCGTACCTCAATTCGTAAAAAACACTATGGTATAG